The proteins below come from a single Streptomyces sp. SCSIO 75703 genomic window:
- a CDS encoding DUF3145 domain-containing protein gives MTTRGVLYVHSAPRALCPHVEWAVAGVLGTRVSLDWIRQPASPGTWRSEFSWQGRAGTASQLASALRGWQLLRFEVTAEPSANAEGERYSCTPDLGIFHAVTGIHGDILIPEDRLRAALVRSQAGETDLEAEIAKLLGKPWDDELEPFRYAGEGAPVRWLHQVV, from the coding sequence GTGACGACACGTGGAGTTCTGTACGTGCACTCCGCGCCGCGCGCGCTCTGCCCGCACGTCGAGTGGGCCGTCGCGGGGGTGCTCGGCACGCGCGTCAGCCTGGACTGGATCCGGCAGCCCGCCTCGCCCGGCACCTGGCGTTCGGAGTTCTCCTGGCAGGGCCGGGCCGGCACCGCCTCCCAGCTCGCCTCCGCCCTGCGCGGCTGGCAGCTCCTGCGCTTCGAGGTGACCGCCGAGCCGTCCGCCAACGCCGAGGGCGAGCGGTACAGCTGCACCCCCGACCTCGGCATCTTCCACGCCGTCACCGGCATCCACGGCGACATCCTCATCCCCGAGGACCGGCTGCGCGCCGCCCTGGTGCGCTCCCAGGCCGGCGAGACCGACCTGGAGGCCGAGATCGCCAAGCTCCTCGGCAAGCCCTGGGACGACGAACTGGAGCCCTTCCGCTACGCCGGTGAGGGCGCCCCCGTGCGCTGGCTCCACCAGGTCGTCTGA
- a CDS encoding beta-ketoacyl-[acyl-carrier-protein] synthase family protein: protein MSSTNRTVVVTGIGATTPLGGDAASTWEGLVAGRSGVKPLEEEWAADQAVRIAARVAVEPTEVIPRPQARRLDRSAQFALIASQEAWKDAGFTGKAGEDPSVDPDRLGAVIASGIGGVTTLLDQYDVLKEKGVRRVSPHTVPMLMPNGPSANVGLAVGARAGVHTPVSACASGAEAIGYAIEMIRSGRADVVVAGGTEAAIHPLPIAAFGNMMAMSKNNDDPQGASRPFDTKRDGFVLGEGAGVLVLESAEHAAARGARVYAEAVGQGISADSHDIVQPEPEGRGISHALQHLLERTDLDPAEIVHVNAHATSTPAGDIAELKALRKVFGDDTDHFAVSGTKSMTGHLLGGAGGVESVATVLALYHRTAPPTINVDDLDPEAAATADIVRGEARALPAEGRIAALNDSFGFGGHNVVLAFRTV, encoded by the coding sequence GTGAGCTCGACCAATCGCACCGTGGTCGTCACCGGTATCGGCGCAACCACACCGCTGGGTGGCGACGCGGCCTCTACCTGGGAGGGCCTGGTCGCAGGCCGGTCCGGCGTCAAGCCGCTGGAGGAGGAGTGGGCCGCCGACCAGGCGGTCCGCATCGCCGCCCGGGTCGCCGTGGAACCGACCGAGGTCATCCCCCGGCCGCAGGCCCGCCGGCTGGACCGCTCGGCGCAGTTCGCGCTGATCGCGTCCCAGGAGGCGTGGAAGGACGCCGGCTTCACCGGCAAGGCCGGTGAGGACCCGAGCGTCGACCCCGACCGGCTCGGCGCGGTCATCGCCTCCGGCATCGGCGGGGTGACGACCCTCCTCGACCAGTACGACGTGCTGAAGGAGAAGGGCGTCCGCCGCGTCTCCCCGCACACCGTGCCCATGCTGATGCCGAACGGCCCCTCCGCCAACGTCGGTCTGGCCGTGGGCGCCCGCGCGGGCGTGCACACCCCGGTCTCGGCCTGCGCGTCGGGCGCGGAGGCCATCGGCTACGCCATCGAGATGATCCGCTCCGGCCGGGCCGACGTGGTCGTCGCGGGCGGCACGGAGGCGGCGATCCACCCGCTGCCCATCGCCGCGTTCGGCAACATGATGGCGATGTCCAAGAACAACGACGACCCGCAGGGCGCCTCGCGCCCCTTCGACACCAAGCGGGACGGCTTCGTCCTCGGCGAGGGCGCCGGCGTCCTGGTCCTGGAGTCCGCCGAGCACGCCGCCGCGCGCGGCGCCCGCGTCTACGCGGAGGCGGTCGGCCAGGGCATCTCCGCCGACTCCCACGACATCGTGCAGCCGGAGCCGGAGGGCCGCGGCATCTCGCACGCCCTCCAGCACCTGCTGGAGCGCACCGACCTGGACCCGGCCGAGATCGTGCACGTCAACGCGCACGCCACCTCGACGCCGGCCGGTGACATCGCCGAGCTGAAGGCGCTGCGCAAGGTCTTCGGCGACGACACGGACCACTTCGCGGTCTCCGGCACCAAGTCGATGACCGGTCACCTCCTCGGTGGCGCGGGCGGCGTGGAGTCGGTCGCGACGGTCCTCGCGCTGTACCACCGGACGGCGCCGCCGACCATCAACGTCGACGACCTCGACCCGGAGGCCGCGGCCACCGCCGACATCGTGCGGGGCGAGGCGCGCGCGCTGCCCGCCGAGGGCCGTATCGCCGCGCTGAACGACTCGTTCGGCTTCGGCGGGCACAACGTGGTGCTGGCGTTCCGGACGGTCTGA
- a CDS encoding acyl carrier protein, which yields MAATQEEIVAGLAEIVNEIAGIPTEDVKLDKSFTDDLDVDSLSMVEVVVAAEERFDVKIPDEDVKNLKTVGDATEYILKHQG from the coding sequence ATGGCCGCCACCCAGGAAGAGATCGTCGCCGGTCTCGCCGAGATCGTGAACGAGATCGCCGGTATCCCCACCGAGGACGTGAAGCTCGACAAGTCCTTCACCGACGACCTGGACGTCGACTCGCTGTCCATGGTCGAGGTCGTCGTCGCCGCCGAGGAGCGCTTCGACGTCAAGATCCCGGACGAGGACGTCAAGAACCTGAAGACGGTCGGCGACGCCACCGAGTACATCCTCAAGCACCAGGGCTGA
- a CDS encoding ketoacyl-ACP synthase III, with amino-acid sequence MAKIKPGKGAPYARILGVGGYRPTRVVPNEVILETIDSSDEWIRSRSGIETRHWASPEETVAAMSVEASGKAIADAGIDAGQIGAVVVSTVSHFSQTPAVATEIADRLGTNRAAAFDISAGCAGFGYGLTLAKGMVVEGSAEYVLVIGVERLSDLTDLEDRATAFLFGDGAGAVVVGPSKEPAIGPTVWGSEGDKAETIKQTVPWDRFVPHLRTGSGEGAPTGDVTGLPLDSEGNVKFPAITQEGQAVFRWAVFEMAKVAQQALDAAGISPDDLDVFIPHQANVRIIDSMVKTLKLPEHVTVARDIRTTGNTSAASIPLAMERLLATGEAKSGDTALVIGFGAGLVYAATVVTLP; translated from the coding sequence ATGGCGAAGATCAAGCCCGGCAAGGGAGCCCCGTACGCGCGCATCCTCGGGGTGGGCGGCTACCGCCCGACCCGGGTGGTGCCCAACGAGGTGATCCTGGAGACGATCGACTCGTCCGACGAGTGGATCCGCTCGCGCTCCGGCATCGAGACGCGGCACTGGGCCTCGCCGGAGGAGACGGTCGCCGCGATGTCGGTCGAGGCGTCCGGCAAGGCCATCGCGGACGCCGGGATCGACGCCGGGCAGATCGGCGCCGTGGTCGTCTCGACGGTGTCGCACTTCAGCCAGACCCCGGCCGTCGCCACCGAGATCGCCGACCGGCTGGGCACGAACAGGGCCGCCGCCTTCGACATCTCGGCCGGCTGCGCGGGCTTCGGTTACGGACTGACCCTCGCCAAGGGCATGGTCGTCGAGGGTTCCGCGGAGTACGTCCTCGTCATCGGCGTGGAGCGGCTCTCCGACCTGACCGACCTGGAGGACCGGGCGACGGCCTTCCTCTTCGGCGACGGCGCGGGCGCGGTCGTGGTCGGCCCTTCCAAGGAGCCGGCGATCGGCCCGACGGTGTGGGGTTCCGAGGGCGACAAGGCCGAAACGATCAAGCAGACGGTCCCGTGGGACCGTTTCGTCCCCCACCTGCGGACCGGCTCCGGCGAGGGCGCCCCCACCGGCGACGTCACCGGCCTCCCCCTCGACAGCGAGGGCAACGTCAAGTTTCCTGCGATCACGCAGGAGGGCCAGGCGGTGTTCCGCTGGGCCGTGTTCGAGATGGCGAAGGTCGCCCAGCAGGCGCTGGACGCGGCCGGGATCAGCCCGGACGACCTGGACGTCTTCATCCCGCACCAGGCCAACGTGCGGATCATCGACTCGATGGTGAAGACGCTGAAGCTGCCGGAGCACGTCACGGTCGCGCGTGACATCCGCACCACCGGCAACACCTCGGCCGCCTCGATCCCGCTCGCGATGGAGCGGCTCCTGGCGACCGGCGAGGCGAAGAGCGGCGACACCGCGCTCGTCATCGGCTTCGGGGCGGGTCTCGTCTACGCCGCGACGGTCGTTACCCTCCCCTAG
- a CDS encoding ACP S-malonyltransferase, whose protein sequence is MLVLVAPGQGAQTPGFLTDWLALPGAQDRVAAWSDAIGLDLVHYGTKADAEEIRDTAVAQPLLVAAGLLSAAALGDIAPGAVAGHSVGEITAAAFAGVLDDGAALSLVRRRGLAMAEAAAVTETGMSALLGGDPEVSVAHLEKLGLTPANVNGAGQIVAAGTVAQLAALAEDKPEGVRKVVPLKVAGAFHTHHMAPAVAELAEAARALTPADPALTYVSNKDGKAVATGAEVLERLVGQVANPVRWDLCMETFKELGVTALIEVCPGGTLTGLAKRALPGVTTLALKTPADLDAARELVAEHA, encoded by the coding sequence GTGCTCGTACTCGTCGCTCCCGGCCAGGGTGCCCAGACGCCCGGCTTCCTGACTGACTGGCTCGCCCTCCCCGGCGCGCAGGACCGCGTCGCCGCGTGGTCCGACGCCATCGGCCTCGACCTCGTCCACTACGGGACGAAGGCCGACGCCGAGGAGATCCGTGACACGGCCGTCGCGCAGCCGCTGCTGGTCGCCGCCGGTCTGCTCTCCGCCGCGGCACTCGGTGACATCGCGCCGGGCGCGGTCGCCGGCCACAGCGTCGGCGAGATCACCGCCGCCGCCTTCGCGGGCGTGCTCGACGACGGCGCCGCGCTGTCCCTCGTCCGCCGCCGGGGCCTGGCCATGGCCGAGGCCGCCGCGGTCACCGAGACCGGCATGTCGGCGCTGCTCGGCGGCGACCCGGAGGTGAGCGTGGCCCACCTGGAGAAGCTCGGTCTGACCCCGGCGAACGTGAACGGCGCCGGCCAGATCGTCGCCGCCGGCACCGTCGCGCAGCTCGCGGCGCTGGCCGAGGACAAGCCCGAGGGCGTGCGCAAGGTCGTCCCGCTGAAGGTCGCGGGCGCCTTCCACACCCACCACATGGCGCCCGCCGTGGCCGAACTGGCCGAGGCCGCCCGCGCCCTGACGCCCGCCGACCCGGCGCTCACGTACGTGTCCAACAAGGACGGGAAGGCCGTGGCCACCGGCGCCGAGGTGCTGGAGCGCCTCGTCGGGCAGGTCGCCAACCCGGTCCGCTGGGACCTGTGCATGGAGACGTTCAAGGAACTGGGCGTCACGGCGCTGATCGAGGTGTGCCCCGGCGGCACGCTGACCGGTCTGGCCAAGCGCGCGCTGCCCGGCGTCACGACGCTGGCCCTGAAGACCCCCGCCGACCTCGACGCGGCGCGCGAACTCGTCGCCGAACACGCCTGA
- the fasR gene encoding fatty acid biosynthesis transcriptional regulator FasR, whose amino-acid sequence MPEPETGKPGASVPSPHPHAATLKRLEKSSGSLAAQAIARMDETLPWYRAMPPENRSWIGLVAQAGIAAFTEWFRRPDAPQAISTDVFGTAPRELTRAITLRQTVEMVRTTIEVMETAIDEVAAPGDESVLREALLVYAREIAFATAQVYAQAAEARGAWDARLESLVVNAVLSGEADEGAVSRAAALGWNSPEHVCVVLGTAPNGDSELTVEAIRRAARHAKLQVLTGVLGDRLVVIAGGSDNPLGVAKSLIGPFAQGPVVAGPVVPDLLAATRSAQAAAAGLKACTAWQDAPRPVLADDLLPERAIASDPAAREQLVEEIYRPLEEAGAALLETLSVYLEQASSLEGAARMLFVHPNTVRYRLRRVTDVTGWSPSDVRSAFTLRIALILGRLADGDPQL is encoded by the coding sequence GTGCCCGAACCCGAAACCGGCAAGCCCGGAGCCTCCGTGCCGTCCCCCCATCCCCATGCCGCGACCCTGAAGCGACTGGAGAAGTCCTCCGGGTCGCTCGCCGCGCAGGCGATCGCACGGATGGACGAGACGCTGCCCTGGTACCGGGCGATGCCCCCGGAGAACCGTTCCTGGATCGGGCTCGTCGCCCAGGCGGGCATCGCCGCCTTCACGGAGTGGTTCCGGCGTCCCGACGCCCCGCAGGCCATCTCCACCGACGTGTTCGGCACCGCGCCGCGCGAGCTGACCCGGGCGATCACGCTGCGGCAGACCGTCGAGATGGTGCGCACCACCATCGAGGTGATGGAGACGGCCATCGACGAGGTGGCCGCCCCCGGCGACGAGTCGGTGCTGCGCGAGGCGCTGCTGGTGTACGCGCGGGAGATCGCCTTCGCCACCGCCCAGGTGTACGCCCAGGCCGCCGAGGCACGCGGTGCCTGGGACGCGCGGCTGGAGTCGCTGGTGGTGAACGCGGTGCTGAGCGGGGAGGCCGACGAGGGCGCCGTCTCCCGGGCCGCCGCCCTCGGCTGGAACTCGCCGGAGCACGTGTGCGTGGTGCTGGGCACCGCGCCCAACGGGGACTCCGAGCTGACGGTGGAGGCGATCCGGCGGGCCGCCCGGCACGCCAAGCTCCAGGTGCTGACGGGTGTGCTCGGCGACCGGCTCGTGGTGATCGCGGGCGGCAGCGACAACCCGCTGGGGGTGGCGAAGTCGCTGATCGGGCCGTTCGCGCAGGGACCGGTGGTGGCCGGTCCGGTGGTGCCGGACCTGCTGGCCGCGACCCGGTCCGCGCAGGCCGCCGCCGCCGGGCTCAAGGCGTGCACCGCCTGGCAGGACGCCCCGCGCCCGGTGCTCGCCGACGATCTGCTGCCGGAGCGCGCGATCGCCTCGGACCCGGCGGCGCGCGAGCAACTGGTGGAGGAGATCTACAGACCGCTGGAGGAGGCCGGGGCCGCTCTGCTGGAGACGCTGAGCGTCTATCTGGAGCAGGCGAGCAGTCTGGAGGGCGCCGCCAGGATGCTCTTCGTTCACCCCAATACCGTGCGCTACCGGCTCCGACGTGTGACAGACGTCACCGGCTGGTCACCCTCTGATGTACGGTCGGCCTTCACACTGCGGATCGCGCTGATCCTGGGGCGCCTGGCCGATGGAGATCCGCAACTCTAG
- a CDS encoding pirin family protein, with the protein MTDIRRADERYPGGEPAAGIETRHAFSFGPHYDPDNLRFGSLIACNEERLAPGAGFDEHPHSHTEIVTWVVEGELTHRDSTGRKTVVRPGDVQRLSAASGVRHVERNDGTAPLTFVQMWLAPRESGGTPAYETVRALPDTVPFPVPEAGAVLHVRRLAPGGHTDLPAAPYLYVHVVRGTVRLAGGTLGPGDAARLVDAGSPRATATAPAELLAWAMTVR; encoded by the coding sequence GTGACGGACATACGGCGCGCCGACGAGCGCTACCCCGGGGGCGAGCCGGCGGCCGGCATCGAGACGCGGCACGCCTTCTCCTTCGGCCCCCACTACGACCCGGACAACCTCCGCTTCGGGTCACTGATCGCGTGCAACGAGGAGCGCCTCGCGCCCGGCGCGGGCTTCGACGAACACCCGCACAGCCACACCGAGATCGTCACGTGGGTGGTCGAGGGCGAGCTGACCCACCGGGACAGCACCGGCCGCAAGACCGTGGTGCGCCCCGGGGACGTGCAGCGGCTGAGCGCCGCCTCCGGTGTGCGGCACGTGGAACGCAACGACGGGACGGCGCCCCTGACCTTCGTCCAGATGTGGCTCGCCCCGCGCGAGTCCGGCGGCACCCCGGCCTACGAGACCGTCCGCGCCCTGCCCGACACCGTCCCCTTCCCGGTGCCGGAGGCGGGGGCCGTCCTCCACGTCCGCCGCCTGGCACCGGGCGGGCACACGGACCTGCCGGCCGCCCCGTACCTCTACGTCCACGTCGTGCGCGGCACCGTGCGCCTGGCCGGCGGGACGCTCGGGCCCGGCGACGCGGCCCGCCTCGTGGACGCCGGGTCCCCGCGGGCGACGGCGACGGCGCCCGCGGAACTGCTGGCCTGGGCGATGACCGTGCGGTGA
- a CDS encoding serine hydrolase domain-containing protein, with translation MSLKSLALIENWPVPTAAAGAVRADGTVLGTHGPAGRRFPLASVTKPLAAYAALVAYEEGAVELDEPAGPPGSTVRHLLAHTSGLAFDEHRASFAPGERRLYSNAGFERLGEHIARAAEMPFAEYARQAVLEPLGMTSTSLDGSPAKDGVSTVEDLLRFAAEVQAPRLLDPRTVAEAMTVQYPGTKGVLPGYGHQNPNDWGLGFEIRDGKSPHWTGASSSPRTFGHFGQSGTFLWIDPDAGLACASLTDRPFGPWAVEAWPPFTDAVLAEARG, from the coding sequence ATGTCGCTGAAGAGCCTCGCCCTGATCGAGAACTGGCCGGTTCCCACCGCCGCGGCGGGTGCCGTCCGCGCCGACGGCACCGTCCTGGGCACCCACGGCCCGGCGGGGCGGCGTTTCCCGCTCGCCTCGGTCACCAAGCCGCTCGCGGCCTACGCCGCGCTCGTCGCCTACGAGGAGGGCGCCGTCGAGCTGGACGAGCCGGCCGGTCCGCCCGGGTCGACCGTCCGCCACCTGCTCGCCCACACCTCCGGCCTGGCCTTCGACGAGCACCGCGCGAGCTTCGCCCCCGGGGAGCGCCGGCTGTACTCCAACGCGGGTTTCGAGCGGCTCGGGGAGCACATCGCGCGGGCCGCCGAGATGCCGTTCGCCGAGTACGCCCGCCAGGCGGTGCTGGAGCCGCTCGGCATGACCTCGACCTCGCTGGACGGCTCCCCCGCGAAGGACGGCGTCTCCACGGTGGAGGACCTGCTGCGCTTCGCCGCCGAGGTGCAGGCGCCGCGCCTGCTGGACCCGCGCACCGTCGCGGAGGCGATGACCGTGCAGTACCCGGGCACCAAGGGCGTGCTGCCGGGCTACGGCCACCAGAACCCCAACGACTGGGGCCTCGGCTTCGAGATCCGCGACGGCAAGTCCCCGCACTGGACGGGCGCCTCGTCCTCGCCCCGCACCTTCGGCCACTTCGGCCAGTCCGGCACGTTCCTGTGGATCGACCCGGACGCGGGCCTGGCCTGCGCGTCCCTGACCGACCGCCCCTTCGGCCCGTGGGCCGTCGAGGCGTGGCCCCCCTTCACCGACGCGGTCCTGGCCGAGGCGCGGGGCTGA
- a CDS encoding MerR family transcriptional regulator — protein sequence MTVMQTAAGTRPNATRTDRRSAGPPRPPRPDGQDRYTISEVAALTGLSAHTLRWYERIGLMSHIDRSHTGQRRYTNADLDWLDLVGKLRLTGMPVADMVRYAELVRAGESTYGQRRELLESTRGDVLKRIAELRETLAVLDLKIDFYGDLERVRDREAT from the coding sequence ATGACGGTGATGCAGACCGCGGCCGGAACCCGGCCCAACGCCACCAGAACAGATCGCCGCTCCGCCGGGCCGCCGCGCCCCCCGCGCCCCGACGGACAGGACCGCTACACCATCAGCGAGGTCGCCGCGCTGACCGGCCTGTCGGCCCACACCCTGCGCTGGTACGAGCGGATCGGGCTGATGTCCCACATCGACCGCTCGCACACCGGGCAGCGGCGCTACACCAATGCCGACCTCGACTGGCTCGACCTCGTCGGCAAGCTGCGCCTGACCGGCATGCCGGTCGCGGACATGGTCCGCTACGCGGAGCTGGTCCGCGCCGGGGAGAGCACCTACGGGCAGCGGCGCGAACTCCTGGAGTCCACCCGGGGGGACGTGCTCAAGCGGATCGCGGAACTCCGGGAGACCCTCGCCGTGCTCGACCTGAAGATCGACTTCTACGGGGACCTGGAACGCGTCCGGGACCGGGAGGCGACCTGA
- a CDS encoding DUF4429 domain-containing protein has translation MGDVLAGFHAAWEFGSDSVLIRYERGMRTPRLFQALGERRVPLEAIAGVALTPGRRGTVVLRAEPRPGADPLMEAAAGQLKEGYDPYRLVLPADREDDAERFAGELRARVAGPEPAERYLVAAPEGPRRFKAYDGKASFDGTSVRFRWSWTGASSAKWKAGDQSFPVAGLGGVEWRSPEALEGHLRLLPRDGEPADPRADQDPAAVVFALGYGPVHESLPFAAAVLAAVRERGAAAPAPVVVPAPRRDPSDIAERIRHLGELHRAGLVTDEEFSSKKAQLLAEL, from the coding sequence ATGGGTGACGTACTGGCCGGATTTCACGCCGCCTGGGAGTTCGGGTCCGACTCCGTGCTCATCCGCTACGAACGGGGGATGCGCACACCCAGACTCTTCCAGGCCCTGGGGGAACGCCGTGTGCCCCTGGAGGCGATCGCCGGGGTGGCGCTGACGCCCGGCAGACGCGGCACCGTGGTACTGCGCGCCGAACCGCGGCCCGGCGCCGACCCGCTGATGGAGGCCGCCGCGGGACAGCTCAAGGAGGGCTACGACCCGTACCGGCTGGTGCTGCCCGCCGACCGGGAGGACGACGCCGAGCGCTTCGCCGGCGAGCTGCGCGCCCGCGTCGCCGGGCCGGAGCCGGCCGAGCGGTACCTGGTCGCGGCGCCCGAGGGGCCCCGGCGGTTCAAGGCGTACGACGGGAAGGCGTCCTTCGACGGCACGTCGGTGCGGTTCCGCTGGTCCTGGACGGGCGCCTCGTCGGCGAAGTGGAAGGCCGGCGACCAGAGCTTCCCGGTCGCCGGCCTCGGCGGGGTGGAGTGGCGCTCCCCCGAGGCGCTGGAGGGTCATCTGCGGCTGCTGCCCCGGGACGGGGAGCCGGCCGACCCGCGGGCCGACCAGGACCCGGCGGCCGTCGTCTTCGCGCTCGGGTACGGGCCGGTGCACGAGTCGCTGCCCTTCGCGGCGGCGGTGCTGGCCGCGGTCCGGGAGCGGGGCGCGGCGGCGCCGGCACCCGTCGTGGTGCCGGCGCCGCGGCGCGACCCCTCGGACATCGCGGAGCGCATCCGCCACCTCGGGGAGCTGCACCGGGCGGGGCTGGTGACGGACGAGGAGTTCTCCTCGAAGAAGGCGCAGTTGCTGGCGGAGCTGTAG
- a CDS encoding alpha/beta hydrolase — protein MTSFDASPHPHVWRAVLALAVVFVMLATTGWTALRDHRGPTDLEASVAAWEHGRIDGHRLPRATSAPARLARFFASLTEAQRTRLAHRYPLAVGNMNGAPVTLRYQANRLALDAARAVELRRTHDHRLSPAGQQEAGRRVHRYASLLGADRHILAFDPAGPGRVAEVLGDLDHAERVSVVVPGVDTALLTFQRTGRKYTAPAGMAEALYAAERAASPGTRTAVIAWADYTTPNGVGMEAATAARAERGAVRLDALVRALPGRSAVSLFCHSYGSVVCGLAARGLPARVTDIAVAGSPGMRAANVSRLRTSARVWAMRDADDWIGEVPYLELGGLGHGADPMSAAFGARTVSAGGAKGHGGYFVPGTESLRNLAGIGVGAYRAVACAEAGDTCREDMSGTAA, from the coding sequence GTGACTTCCTTCGACGCCTCCCCCCATCCGCACGTCTGGCGCGCGGTGCTCGCCCTGGCCGTGGTGTTCGTGATGCTGGCGACCACCGGCTGGACCGCCCTGCGCGACCACCGGGGGCCGACGGACCTCGAGGCCTCGGTGGCGGCCTGGGAGCACGGCCGGATCGACGGGCACCGACTGCCCCGCGCCACCTCGGCCCCGGCCCGGCTGGCCCGCTTCTTCGCCTCGCTCACCGAGGCCCAGCGCACGCGCCTGGCCCACCGCTACCCCCTCGCCGTCGGCAACATGAACGGCGCCCCCGTCACCCTGCGCTACCAGGCCAACCGGCTCGCGCTGGACGCGGCCCGCGCGGTCGAGCTGCGGCGCACGCACGACCACCGCCTCTCCCCCGCCGGCCAGCAGGAGGCGGGCCGGCGCGTGCACCGCTACGCCTCCCTGCTCGGCGCCGACCGCCACATCCTCGCCTTCGACCCCGCCGGACCGGGCCGGGTCGCCGAGGTCCTCGGGGACCTCGACCACGCCGAACGCGTCTCCGTCGTCGTCCCCGGCGTCGACACCGCCCTGCTCACCTTCCAGCGCACCGGCCGCAAGTACACGGCACCGGCCGGCATGGCCGAGGCGCTGTACGCGGCGGAGCGCGCGGCGAGCCCCGGCACCCGCACCGCCGTGATCGCCTGGGCCGACTACACCACTCCGAACGGCGTCGGCATGGAGGCGGCCACCGCGGCCCGCGCCGAACGCGGCGCCGTCCGCCTCGACGCGCTGGTCCGCGCCCTGCCGGGCCGGAGCGCCGTCTCCCTGTTCTGCCACAGCTACGGCTCGGTGGTGTGCGGGCTGGCCGCCCGCGGACTGCCCGCCCGGGTGACCGACATCGCGGTGGCCGGCAGTCCGGGCATGCGCGCGGCGAACGTCTCCCGCCTGCGCACCTCCGCCCGGGTCTGGGCGATGCGGGACGCCGACGACTGGATCGGCGAGGTGCCCTACCTGGAACTCGGCGGCCTGGGGCACGGCGCCGACCCGATGTCCGCCGCCTTCGGCGCGCGGACCGTGTCGGCAGGGGGCGCCAAGGGGCACGGCGGCTACTTCGTGCCGGGCACGGAGAGCCTGCGCAACCTCGCCGGGATCGGTGTTGGCGCATACCGCGCCGTGGCCTGCGCCGAGGCCGGTGACACGTGCCGCGAGGACATGTCCGGGACAGCCGCCTGA
- a CDS encoding TetR family transcriptional regulator, with amino-acid sequence MGRADTTTPANGVPSPPRPGLRERKKRRTRDALLRAALRLFAEQGYERTTVDDIAEAADVSQRTFFRYFGGKEEAAFFVSRMAEGHFVEAVRRRPPGEAPLDALRLALCESWDAIGDSIGQLVPLDLHMRFYRVIESTPALLAAHLRRANELEEELARVIAGREGLDVDTDPRPRVVVAVFGAVMRVTERIWSAGDDAGLPALRDLTAAYLDQVEPALSGPWRTDADTPGTGRGTP; translated from the coding sequence TTGGGACGGGCGGACACCACCACGCCGGCGAACGGCGTGCCGTCACCCCCGCGGCCCGGACTGCGCGAGCGCAAGAAGCGGCGCACCCGGGACGCGCTGCTGCGCGCGGCCCTCCGCCTGTTCGCCGAGCAGGGCTACGAGCGGACCACCGTCGACGACATCGCCGAGGCCGCGGACGTCTCCCAGCGCACCTTCTTCCGCTACTTCGGCGGCAAGGAGGAGGCCGCGTTCTTCGTCTCCCGGATGGCGGAGGGGCACTTCGTCGAGGCGGTGCGGCGCCGCCCGCCCGGCGAGGCGCCGCTGGACGCGCTCCGCCTCGCGCTCTGCGAGAGCTGGGACGCCATCGGCGACTCCATCGGGCAACTGGTCCCGCTCGACCTGCACATGCGCTTCTACCGGGTGATCGAGTCGACGCCGGCGCTGCTCGCCGCGCACCTGCGGCGCGCGAACGAGCTGGAGGAGGAACTGGCCCGGGTGATCGCCGGGCGGGAGGGGCTGGACGTCGACACGGACCCGCGCCCCCGGGTGGTCGTGGCCGTCTTCGGCGCGGTGATGCGGGTGACGGAGCGGATCTGGTCGGCCGGGGACGACGCCGGCCTCCCGGCCCTGCGGGACCTGACCGCCGCCTACCTCGACCAGGTGGAACCGGCCCTCTCCGGGCCGTGGCGCACGGATGCCGACACGCCGGGCACTGGCCGCGGAACCCCGTAG